DNA from Gambusia affinis linkage group LG06, SWU_Gaff_1.0, whole genome shotgun sequence:
GAATAAACAGctaataatcagaaaaaaatttaacacttCAACAACAGTATAAAGCAGAGCTGTGTCAAGAAGGTGATTCAGTGAGGCGTGCAGTTCTGTCAGCACTCTGAGTGTCCTGGCCTTGATCCTAAGTTGCCAAAGATTAGTATTCATATCACTGTCAGTTTAACACTCTGCTACAAGTCATATATATGTAATGTCTGTTCTTGGCATGTGTGCCCGTTCTAGGTTAGAGATCATGGAGCAGATGGCAGTGTTACAGGAGACGGCCTACGAGCAGCTTTACCGATGGGCTCAGAGTGAGTTATGCACACGATTACCATCAACTGCATGGTGACGACTCACTGTGGACCAACAGTATGTTCATAACTTAATCAAAAGTCAGTTTCATTCCTTAGCCAttgatttattatgtttttatatttctgaggtctgtattaaatataaaaaatgaaaacctgataaagttttttttgcacattgtgCCTTGCTAAACCTTTTATACTCCTTTATCTTTTTTGCAATTTATGTTCCAGATTCAAActtctattttctttatatGGATTTTACATGATTGATTAACACGATGTATAacatttatcatgcaattaggTGCTTATTGCAGTAGCAATAAGCAGTAGTATTGCAATGTAAAAGCAACTACTTTTCTAGTTTCTTTTACAAGCAACTAGTTGCTTTTACAATAATCAACTAGAAAAGTAGAACATTCTCATGTTCTACTTTGTGAATATGAAAATGAAGATCAGTGTAGCATCAGCTTTGTCTGTGCTGAAGGAAATCACTCCCaaggcatgatgctgccatgaCTTCCAAATGACTTGTGTCTTATGAAAATACAcagcaaataatatttttcacaacttgtcatttttagaaattaaactaGAAATTAAATCTGCACAAAATATATTGTATCATAATTAACAATTACAATTTTCATATTAGCAATATCACAATCTCAAAGAattgtttgtgtgctttttttgttgcaattctATATTCTATAATAATTTTAGTGTCTTACATTCAGCTTCTACTTGATAATTTGACCAGTTGGATGGCATTCCATTCCCTTTTATGCCCAGAGCAGATATAGAGCTTAGTGACCAAGATGCTGAAGCTCAGGAAGAGTGGAGGCTTCCTGTGatgatggggggaaaaaaaaatagaaaggagtgtggaaaatgtttataatcAGTGttgtcaataaaatatttaaccagGGGAGGACATAGAGTGCAACGATTATAGCATAATTTCTTCTAATATCTTGCATTCCCACTGGAACTAGACTGTTTAAATCAccaaaaaactgttatttttttgttgtgcagaAGTAAAACACAGAGAATAATTTAAGCAAAGCACCCATGCCCCTGGGACTAGTTGTACTTCACCAGTAGAAAGGATTTAACATTAACCATTCTGAATATTCGAATCAATATGTCAGTGTTTTCTAGGGCTAAATTTTACACTCCTGACTGCTCAGGACTGTAGATAATGTTTTATGTGCATAGGAtagtattttatttgctttggaTAGTATTTCATTTGCTTTGGAAAGGGTAATTGTTATATGTATTTGAGAGACATTTTGATAACAGTTTCATTTCCAATACTGTAGTCTATTCCACTTTTTACATCTGGATAattgttcagtttcttttataTTGGATAATAAAACTTACTTCTTAGCAAAAGCCCATGAGAAAACCTGTTAGCAAAATGACTTGAAAGCTTTGATTTGCATGTGCTCAGGAAGGTAGTTGTGATAAAAAGTATTCAGCAACTCTAAGTATTATGTAGTTCAAGCTGCCTacaataagacaaataaaatgagagtTCAGAAAAATTGCATTCTGTGATTctacttaattttatttccagatgAATGCCGGGGACTGACTCAGGAAACGTGTGATATTAGCCCAGTGTTGACTCAAGCCATGGAGGCTTTGCAAGATCGACCTGTTCTTTACAAGTTAGTGAAGACACACTCACAAACAGAGACATCTTTGTACAAATAGACACTCTAATCTGTTTACTGACCTGTATGTTACACTTGGAATCTGTGATTTCTTGGATCTGTTCATTTCACCATAAGTCTATTCTTTGGCCAGTCCTAACTAAATTGTGAAACCTCAGGGCATTGTTGCTGCTTTGTTCCTGGATAGAACAACAAGGTTCAGATAAAAAGCACCAAAGTTAACAGCCTGAagcaacacaaaatgtcaccatCAGCAGAGAGCAGATCCTCCAAAATTCAAAGAAAGACATCAAAAAATGAcgtctaaaaatacaaaatgtttaaaattttcatgCAAAAGGATTCATGCAGCCACAAACTGCAATgcaattttattgtgattttatttgatagaccaGTGCAAAGTAGTGCGTATTTGCAAAGCAAAGGTCTTGAGATTGTTGCAGCGGTTGATCTTATGTGagcatttttatgtgttttgaatggtccagtcaaagtccaaacacaaaatcttagtataaagagaaaatatattgACATTTGACTTCAGCTACTTTAGAAAGAATAATATGCAAAGTCTCTGTAGTAGACACAAcacaaaagacttgcagctgtaaagGCAGCTAAAGGTGTTTCTACAAAGTTTGACTCAGGGGAGGTGAATATAagtacatatattttattttatttttcttccttcagaattatgtgctactttgtgttgatatATCACAtacaattttaatataattCAATGAAATCTCATCTAGACAAAACGTGCAAAAAGTGAATGCCTTTGCAGAGCACTACAGATATAAACCTATTTAACAAGCGTTTATTTTTGTCCTGACAGAGGGGgtaaacagcaaagaaaagtttgaaacttcaacatgttttctgatgttttcaaggCCAAGCCCTCATTGTGTCTGTGTTTTCGGATGTGCACCTGTCTCTGCAGCCACAAAGTGTCCAAGGTCGCCCTAAGGCAGGGTGTTGAGGCTGGATCCCATAGCTTACGGTGCCTTAATTTAGCCAGCTATCTTGTGTTTAGTCTGTCGCAAAGGTCCTTACCGCCGAGCCATCAACACTGCTCCAAACTCATTCTTTATGGAAAAGCAGGCCCCAACTGTTGATCTTAGGAACTGACCACAGCTTACAGTCTTCACAACAACACCATGGCTGCTGTCTTGTCTCATGAGGTCCGGCTGTTGAATATCGCCTCCTCTTGTTTGTTCAGGTACACCCTGGATGAGTTTGGGACCGCGCGCAGATGTGCTGTGGTGCGAGGCTTCATCGACGCCCTGACCCGCGGTGGTCCAGGGGGCACACCACGACCCATAGAGATGCATTCACATGACCCTTTGAGGTACATCTTCTGTCTTATTGAGGCATCACTCCTAAAAAACACTTTgggacaaaaatacagaaataatgaTGAATTTTTGGGCAAAGagttcaataaattttaattttgctaaTTGGTGTTTAAGCAGTCATATTAGGACTAaacttttttatgctttaaccACATAAAAATTAATTCCTTGGAAAAAACTGGTTGACAGTAAACAAGTTCAACATCTCTTCAGTTAATGTAGCGTTCTACCATctattttcctccatttcttttctatttgtcGTCTTATACTTGAATGTTTAAAGTAAACCATCACTGCCTTACGAATAGAAAATCCCAGTTGCTTCCTTTATTGTGTGAATTAAAAAGTCAACAGTTCTGATTTGCAGAACAAAAATATGTGGCTGTGGGTTGTGCACAAATAGTTGTATTGGTTTTTCAGTGCTATTGTAAACTTTCAAATTCAATCATATACATTCAGCCGTAATTTACTAATGTAGATATTTTTCTGATCCTCACTCTCACCTTAAATCACAGAGATATATTTGCAGACTAAAAGTGAAAGTATATTGAAGTTAATCCTATTAAGGATGATAGATACCACTTTTTAAATAGCACAAATGTGCTTACTTAAACTagaacacattttttaagtaCATTGCATTTTGAATGTGCGACAGCTCATCACTCATTTATGTATAATCAATGTGTTCTGTGTCCTTAAATAATCTCGGACCGAGCTGGAGCGTCTCATCTTTGGTTCTCCTGGGATTGTACCAAGGGTTTCATGGCTTTAACTTGCTGAAACTGATGATTCATGGCTGGGTGTATATGGATAGGATATGAGTCATATTGTATAACAGCTaacttaaagggacagtatcattgaaaaacaacttttttttagctgtataTTAGGTTATAATGCTGTtccctcataaaaaaaaaacttggagtgttgcttttattctttaatgcacatttgaggaatccttgaattCATTCAGGGGTCCCTAAACACTTTCTCCCACAAAGCCCCGCCTACTTCCACAAACTCCTGCTTGGATCTGCTGTGTCCAGCCAAGCTTCTGtctcactcagctcctccagactaacAGCAGAAGCAaatagcaaacacctggtggaaatgCAAGTTTACTGAGCTTATCAtatgaactacttctcagtcaaACGTTCCTAAGGACGGTTGTAAACAGAATAATGAACAAGCGTTGTTGTGGTAAAGTGCAGCGAGAGACAGTGGCGTCAAATTGAGAAGTTACATTTCTTTCAAGTTATGTTTGGTTTACACAGcagtttttattacaactgaaagtaacagtTTCTTAATGTCCTttatatttttgagttttttgatgtaaagcactaaAAATGACCTTGTTTcagaaatgtgccatacaaataaatttgtttgattaattATACAGCCTTTTAAGCCAAAAattgacataaaaaatatttgaaagtgctTTGATGAAATAATGTATATTTactatatttctgtttttgacaaatatgCTCTTACTGAGACAAAGTAATTGCCCCGAAAGCCCTTATTTCACTGTTACAGGAAAAGTTATTGGGATAAttgatgtataaataaataagattaagTGCCAATCTGGTTGTAGGTCATCGTGTAAAATGTTGGATTGTGCCTTTTTCCCTTTGCACCATTTCTTCTCCCTCTTTTACCCAGGAGCCAAACAGGAGATTTTCTCAGAATCCCAGCTCTGTGTGGAACACAAAAATCCCTTCCACTTCATCGGGGACATCAGCATTTCTCAGAACATCAAGTTCTTTCTCACTTCCTATGTACTGACTCCCACAAATTCACCCAGTCTTGCCAAGTTTAAAACAGCAGTAGAGAATGTGTGAAtcttaaaactgtgtttttgacttgtttgatttaaaacaacaatacatTATGCACATTCTGGGTCTGAAACAGAAGGTGAGAGACACAAATATTGTTTCTGCCTTGAGTTGTGAATGAGCTATTCTTATTGTAAAAATGCTTGCAGCACATGCTGCTGTattcaaaaatagaaacaggaagtgacagaattctaacaattttttttcattactgcATTGCTTGTGTTTATTGACATGTTAGAGTTTATAGATTTCACTCTATCTATTATGCTTCCCTGAACCTTTAACATGAGCCTCCCATCTCCTCTGTTCTGTTTGTAGAGCTAGTTTTCACTGCATATAGAATTAAACTGTTTAGGTAAATTAGACCCATATGGTTTGTATTTCCAGCAGGAGTGTTGCTACCTtggacagaaatatttaaaaatcatcattTCATAAGGCCTGTCATGGTAATAAATGTTCTCTGAAACTGTTGTAATAAACAATACTGTCATTTTCAGACCAGTATCAactaacataataataatagcataTTAATACAAGTACACCctctcaagtaaaaaaaaaaagaacagatctttaatttctaaagaatgtttaacactggaactggaaaacattttaagtattcaaataaacaaaacaataatcaaaacatattGTGAAGTCTCTGTAACCAAACTTGCaaactatttcaaaaaataGTAATTATTCAGCTTAGATTAAAGGGTGCATCTctctgttattattttaaaaattaggaggtaaaaaaaaaaagaagattatgACAGAATTTTCAATCAAATTCCCACAAAAACGTATAGTGCATCCTCTGTTGagaactgaatttaattttaggacagattaaaaaatatttaaaaattgagttttgttgtttattttaagccagtttttattgtatttaagcatttttgtgCACTCTGTGAAAAAGTCTGACttgagttttatatttaatcgTAGGAaggttaaatatttgttgttggggtttttttaaatggggATTCATCACATAAGTGAGCTCAAGAACAACCATTACTAAAAAAGCCAACAAATCTTGTGTGcgacaacaaaaatgaaaacttggCTGTCCTTTCCTAGAGGCATTGTACGCAGTATTAGtactgatttattatttctttttttcctttagatATGTTGGGGACATGCTGGCCTGGCTGCACCAAGCAACTGCCTCAGAGAAAGAGCATCTAGAAGCTCTACTAAAACAAGTCACTCTAAAAGGTATTTCAACTTTGAGGGGTCTAATATTTTATGATCTGATTTCAGGATCATGTGATGAATGTAAAGCACATGAAGGTAACCAGCATTTTGTAggttttttactaaattatattgaaataatttatctcAGTTACTGAAGAATAAccttcacaaaataaataattttactaGTGAATGCCTCTCTTACCATTGTTATAAACACATGCATTAAAGCTGGTGAAGCCTTGATTGAGTTTTGAAGTCCTTCCCTTTGTACTAGGTGTGGAGGAGAACATGCAGGACGTAGTGGGACACATCACAGAGGGGGTTTGCAGACCACTGAAAGTGAGCAGCCAGTTATGTTTTAAACGACATTTTAGTCTAAGCTGCTTGCACGCTGTGTTTTCTGTCAGGTTTTGCTCATCAGCCCAGCTGTTCTGTTATCGATCTTCTCCTTAGGTACGGATAGAACAAGTCATTGTGGCAGAGCCGGGTGCTGTCCTCCTCTACAAGCTCTCTAACCTGCTGAAGTTCTACCACCACACAATAAGGTATTTGAACTTTTGCTCCAGGAAGCAAATGAACAGTCAgatatctgttgtttttttttgtttttttaaaaaaagaaaacatgttttatgatccattttgtaattttctcaggttttttgtaatttaaaaaaaacaaaaaaaacatttttagttctGTCTGTTGTTGCAATGTATTGTGGTTGGCCAAGAGAAAGTAGTGTATAATcttgaagtggaaggaaaatgatgcaaggttttcaaagtttttcaaaaatgtgaacattGTGGCGCCGTTAGTGGAAAAACCCAACATAAACCCAAATGAATACACAACAGACTGGTCAGGAATAAAGCTGTAGAGAGGTTTAAAGAATGGTTATATTTCTAAACGATATCtaaagctttgaacatctcactaTGAGCTATCTAGTGCACAATTCTAAACTTTATGGttgaaaaaagtaattgttgTAAAAAGGCACAGAACCATACAAAGGCATATTTGTAGTTGCCACAGGCAGACAACTTCAAACATTTGTTATAAAGGTGTGAAAGAAGAAGATCTGACCAGATAAGACcaacattttacaaacaaaccaTCCCCATCTTTaggcatggtggtggcagcttcATCCTGTGGGAAGGCTCGTTGACAAAAAGGGACGATGAAGTTAGTAAGAGTTGATGGGAAGTCAATGGTgataaatacagagaaaaacattttagagactATAAAACACTTGAACACTATCATGAAATAGTTGGTGTTCTCAGAATACTCAGAATTAGCATGATTTAGATCGAATCATTTGCATGTGTTTaaatggcccagttaaagtctaacttaaaaatctgacttaaaaTTCACAGATCCTTCTGATTCATTGTCTATACAATGAACACTGGGGAAAATTGGGAATGTTTTGGTGTGTAAAAAccattgttttgtttccactttACAATATTTCACTATGGTAGTTCATATATTTCTGATAAGATATGTTGACGTTTATTGTTGTAGACTGGCAAAGTGTGCATAAAGTGAAGGACTGGGCACTGCCTGAACAGAAATGTTGTGTTGTCattaaaacaatctgaatcTTCTAACTTTCCTGATTGGATCTTTGCTCAGCTCCATCATTGGGACCAGTGTGGCCTCCATGCTCATCACTATTGAGGAAATGCACCTCCTGAGCAAAAAGATGTTCTTCAATAGCCTGAGCCTTCATGCGAGCAGACTAATGGACAAGGTGCTGGAAGAACATGGcaatttcattttctatttgttcaGGCTGGTATTAGAATAAGATTGATAGGAACATATTATCCTCCAAAGAAAACAGAGGCTTTATTTTCATAACTAGAGATGATTTGCAATGTTCTTTTGTGAAAATGCTGAACTCAATGCAGCAGAGTTTAGCTTTGCTCCTTGTGAACATGCGTATTTCTCCTTTAGGTGTAAACTCTCAAAGTCAACAAGGCTATTTCTGCACCACTTAAGCTGGTAAACAGTTTCAGCCTCCTGGCCACAACAGCAAAATGGCGCTAGCTGCCAAGAAACGCTTTCCTTCGAACTGTTTAGTTAAATTGGCTTCCAAATGTACCGTAGCACGAGCATGGGCTCCTTCATTTTCCACGGTGGCTCTGCTCTGATCAATAGCAGTTACAAGAATTATCCCTGTGGCTCAGTGTTAATCAAATTGGATGCCCTTAGGTTTTGGTGTCAATTCCAGCTAATCCCAGGAACACAACCTTTTCATAATTTGCTCTATTAGGTGGACAAAGGTGCTCTTGCTCAGTTTGGCAACCTGTGTACTGAGCCCAATGAAATCAGAACTCTCTTCATCACAAAAGCGTTGTAGATTCAAACCCAGAGAAtagaagattttaaatgtaaataagttttcatgtgtttttatatttttagaaactaATTTGATTGCCTTCTATCATATTTCTTGTTTATCGGTGTTATATTTTACACTCTCTCTGTATGAGCAGGTGGAGCTGCCGCCTCCAGACCTTGGACCTACAGCATCTCTCAATCTGACCCTCGCCCTCCTCAGGGAGGTGCTAACATCCCATGACTCGTCTGTAGTTCCTCTGGATGCTCGGCAGGCTGACTTTGCTCAGGTAAAAATGCAACTGCCACTCTCTAATTTAAGTGTTGAAttcaaatcttttaaaacaccacttgtttttgtttatcaatGTGGGACCAGAAATGCAGGATATATTTTATGCTGTGATTACCCTAAAAATGAGTTTGGCATGAAATAGATTTGACTTTGTCCTAAGCACTGACTGTTTAATATTGAAGCTCTCTTTTTGTTAAAATCCAATCTATTATACACTGTTCTTCATGTTCTGTCTTACTTCATCTGTTTTTAGGTGCTTTCTTGCATTCTGGATCCCCTCCTACAGTTATGTACCGTCTCAGCCAGCAACCTTGGAACAGTTGACATGGCCACTTACATGGTCAACTCCCTGTATGTCATGAAGACTACACTGGCTCTGTTTGAGTTCACCGACAAGAGGCTTGAGATGCTCGAGTTCCAGGTATACCCTGATTATAAGCAATCATCTCTTAGTGAAGAGGGCTGCACTATATCATTACCATGTTGACCTAATTGCATGAAGACTAAATACATTAACTCAGTATTTCAGTGAGTTAACTAGTTTTTATGTAAAGATTTGCTATAAAGCTTATAGTAGCTGAAATGCTGACATTATCATGTTGTCTTACACCATGTCTTATATGGTGGCTAACAGTTAGCCTTCTTACCCTTTGCAGCTGTCTACATTTTTTCCTGCATTAACTACAAGcttcaatttcttttaagattttatgtgacagaaccACCCAAAGTAGCATATAATTCAGAAGCAGAAGGAAGATTAAATTGAGTTTTAACTGTgagtaatttaatctcagtattaaATTACTCGCAGGTCATCTGTCCTGTGATGACCTTGGCTTTGGGAACAAATAGTATCAtcaacacagcagacaggtcagctCATgcagttgtggagaagtttaaagtagATTTAGGTTGTTGAAAAAGCTTTGAGGCTTTTGTTGTATAACACACGCAAATATATATGGTAGCATCAGGATTAAATTGTGtgaattaaaaattttctgttttataattatGTACCAGTTTGTGTCTTCCTGCTTGTTAAAGCtcatagaaatatataaaagattgtggttttatgtgataaaatgtggacAGATTCAgtgggtataaatacttttggaaaaCACTTTATATGACACTATGttgatcaattttatttgtcaaatatgTCGAGTATGTCAAAATGTCAAGTATGTCAAATATGTCACAACAAATCACTGGCATGATTTGTTGTGGTAAATCATGCCAGTGTGAAGCAACAGTAGATAACCATGAAACACAGTTATCCAGCATTATGGCTCAGCTTAAAGTCACGTTAACTGTAGgcttgttgtttaaaaaaacaaaagttgaactGTTCCTATCCCTGTGATTAAAATCCACAGCTGAAAACTTTTactaaaaagatttaatttgcCATTTCATGAAAGTGAGTGCGTCATGTTTTGCTGCTCGTGCTTAAATGCGCCgtccatctttttatttttagcacgTCTTTTGTAATTGAGCACCACAAGAGCCTCCATACAAGTTTCAGTATCAATAGCACAGTAGTTCTTCATTAACCACAAGTACCATTGATTCACAATGCATGGAATCAGTTTTCAagcctctctttctttctgtgtcgCATTTTTCAGATTGAAGCTCACCTTGATACGCTGATCAACGAGCAGGCGTCCTACGTGTTGACCAGAGCCGGACTAAGTTATATT
Protein-coding regions in this window:
- the cog6 gene encoding conserved oligomeric Golgi complex subunit 6, which codes for MANTKIETSVESATISSNSNVPSQPNNPLSRKLNKILETRLDNDKEMLEALKALSVFFTENSLRTRRNLRGDIERRSLTINEEFARIFKEVKEELESVHEDVQAMSTCCEEMTNRLKAVKEQTQDLIVKTNKLQGENQRLEVRAQVAQAFLAKFQLSNEEMATLRGARDAPVTEDFFKVLSRVKHIHEDVKILLRTNQQTAGLEIMEQMAVLQETAYEQLYRWAQNECRGLTQETCDISPVLTQAMEALQDRPVLYKYTLDEFGTARRCAVVRGFIDALTRGGPGGTPRPIEMHSHDPLRYVGDMLAWLHQATASEKEHLEALLKQVTLKGVEENMQDVVGHITEGVCRPLKVRIEQVIVAEPGAVLLYKLSNLLKFYHHTISSIIGTSVASMLITIEEMHLLSKKMFFNSLSLHASRLMDKVELPPPDLGPTASLNLTLALLREVLTSHDSSVVPLDARQADFAQVLSCILDPLLQLCTVSASNLGTVDMATYMVNSLYVMKTTLALFEFTDKRLEMLEFQIEAHLDTLINEQASYVLTRAGLSYIYSCVQQHTAEQGPLSLLPSMDISLVKTAMVQFDRYLSSPDTLVMPQLNFLLSAAIKEQIFRQSTELVCRAYGEVYTALTSPANAYKDPENLVPRSPQQVQTLLS